From the genome of Buchnera aphidicola (Therioaphis trifolii):
GAAACAGAACAATTAATTCAAAAAACATTAATTTCAATTAGAAAAAAATCAACTTTAATTATAATAGCTCATCGATTATCAACAATTATTAAATCTGATAAAATCGTTGTATTAAAAAACGGAAATATTGTTGAAATTGGAAATCATAAAACACTTATTAAAAATAAAAAAACATATTATAAAATGTATAATATGAAATAAAAAATAAAATTATATTCTAGCTCGCAATACCTGTATTCACTTAATTTAGCTGCTTCTTTCCAGACCTGACTAGTTATTTAAGTTATTACAGTATTGGAGCTAGAAAAAATAAATATAAATTCATATAACAATATAATAATACACAAAAATAATAAAAATTACAAATATTAATTTAATATTATATATAAATATAAAAAAATAATATTTATGAATTATAAAATTTTAGCAAGAAAATGGAGACCAAAATCTTTTTTAGATATTATTGGTCAAAAATATATAGTAAAGGCAATAATAAATAGCTTTAAATTAAATAAAATTCATCAAGCTTGGATTTTTTCTGGAACTAGAGGAATAGGAAAAACAACAATTGCTAGATTATTAGCAAAATCGTTAAATTGTAAAAATCAAAATTTAGGATTATCATGTAATAATTGCAATAATTGTAAAGATATTGAAAAATTATGTTTTCCAGATTTATTAGAAATAGATGCTGCATCAAAAACAAAAGTAGAAGAAATTAAAGATTTACTAGATACAATAAAATACGCTCCAATAAGAGGAAAATATAAAATATATCTTATTGATGAAGTACACATGTTATCTAAACATAGTTTTAATGCATTATTAAAAATTTTAGAAGAACCACCACAATATGTAAAATTTATTTTAATTACTACAGAAATTAACAAATTACCTGATAGTATTATTTCAAGATGTATATTTTTTAATTTACAATCCATAAATTATTCAAAAATTCAAAATTATTTAAAAAATATCTTAAAATTAGAAAAAATTAATTTTGAAGAAAAAGCATTACAGATTATTGCTGAATATGCTAATGGTAGTATAAGAGATGCATTAAATTTAACTGAACAGGCAATATTATTAAGTAATTCAAATATAAAAAAAAAATATGTATTAAAAATGTTTGGAATGATTAATAAAAATCATATATTAAAAATAATAATATTAATTTTAAAAAAAAACACTATTGAATTAATTGATCATTTAAAATTAATTTATAATTCTAATATAGAATTAGAACAAATATTAATTGAAATGTTAAAAATATTTCATAATATTATTATATTTAAAAAAATACCTTATAATAATATTAAAAAATTATCAAAATATCAAAAAAAAATATTAAAATTATCAAAATTAATACATTATCAAGAATTACAAATATTTTATAAAATTATATTAAATGGAAAAAAAAATTTATATTTTTTTCCTAATACAAGAATAGGAATTGATCTTATTTTATTAGATATGTTACATTCTATAAAAAATAAATTTATTTTATAATTAAAATATAATAAAATAATTAAAAAATTTTTAATAAAATTAATATCATTATTTATATTTATATTAAAATAATTTTTTAAAAGGATTATTAATTATGTTTGATAAAAATAATATTGGAAATTTAATGCAACATGCACAAAAAATGCAAGAAAAAATTAATAAAATACAAAAATCATTAGATAATTTACAAGTTCAAGGAGAATCAGGAGCAGGATTAGTAAAAATTATAATGAATGGAAAACATAATTGTATTAAAATACATATTGATACAAGTTTAATAAAAAAAAAAGAAAAAGAAATACTTGAAGATTTAATAGTAGCAGCATTTAATGATGCAAATAGAAAAATTGATGAAGAAAAAAAAAATAAAATATCTAATATTACTCCTGGAATGCCTTTTTCTAATAATATTAACTCATTAGTATAAATTTAATTTTATTAATAAAAAAGAAACTATAATTTAAATAATAAAATATTTTATAATGGAAATTATATATGAATATAAATAAAAAAGAAAAATACGAATTTCAATCTGAAACAAAACAATTATTAAATTTAATGATACATTCTTTATATTCTAATAAAGAAATATTTATTAGAGAATTAATTTCTAATGCTTCTGATGCAATTGATAAAATGAGATTTAAACTATTATCACAAAAAATAAATAACAAAAACTATAAAATGAGAATTAGAATAATTATAAATAAAGAGGAAAGAAAAATTATTATTTCTGATAATGGTATTGGAATGAAAAAAAATGAAATAATTAATAATTTAGGAGTTATTGCAAGTTCTGGAACAAGACGTTTTTTAGAATCATTACCTAATAATAACATTAATAATAATCAATTAATTGGAAAATTTGGTGTTGGATTTTATTCTGCATTCATTGTATCTGATAAAGTAATTGTAAAAACAAAGCATATTGATGAAATTAATGAAAATAATGGAATTATGTGGGAATCTTCAGGTAAAGGTAATTATTTTATTAAAAAAATTAATAAAATTAAAAATGGAACAGATGTTGAATTATATTTAAAAAAAGAAGAAAATCAATTTTTAGAAGAATGGAAATTACGTGAAATTATTAATAAATATTCGGATCATATTTCTATTCCAATTGAAATTCAAGAATATGATAAAATTAAAAAAAATCAATCTTGGAAACAAATTAATAAAGCAAAAGCATTATGGACATTAAATAAATCTGAAATTAAAGAACATGAATATAAAGAATTTTATCAAAATATTACAAAAGATATAAATGAACCATTAACTTGGATACATAATAAAGTTGAAGGAATACATGAGTATATTAGTTTATTATATATTCCAAGTAAATTAACATGGAATATTCTTGATCAGGAAAATAAAAAAAATGGATTAAAATTGTATGTTAAAAAAATTTATATTATGGATGATGCTAATCAATTTTTACCTAATTATTTAAGATT
Proteins encoded in this window:
- the dnaX gene encoding DNA polymerase III subunit gamma/tau, which translates into the protein MNYKILARKWRPKSFLDIIGQKYIVKAIINSFKLNKIHQAWIFSGTRGIGKTTIARLLAKSLNCKNQNLGLSCNNCNNCKDIEKLCFPDLLEIDAASKTKVEEIKDLLDTIKYAPIRGKYKIYLIDEVHMLSKHSFNALLKILEEPPQYVKFILITTEINKLPDSIISRCIFFNLQSINYSKIQNYLKNILKLEKINFEEKALQIIAEYANGSIRDALNLTEQAILLSNSNIKKKYVLKMFGMINKNHILKIIILILKKNTIELIDHLKLIYNSNIELEQILIEMLKIFHNIIIFKKIPYNNIKKLSKYQKKILKLSKLIHYQELQIFYKIILNGKKNLYFFPNTRIGIDLILLDMLHSIKNKFIL
- a CDS encoding YbaB/EbfC family nucleoid-associated protein, yielding MFDKNNIGNLMQHAQKMQEKINKIQKSLDNLQVQGESGAGLVKIIMNGKHNCIKIHIDTSLIKKKEKEILEDLIVAAFNDANRKIDEEKKNKISNITPGMPFSNNINSLV
- the htpG gene encoding molecular chaperone HtpG, giving the protein MNKKEKYEFQSETKQLLNLMIHSLYSNKEIFIRELISNASDAIDKMRFKLLSQKINNKNYKMRIRIIINKEERKIIISDNGIGMKKNEIINNLGVIASSGTRRFLESLPNNNINNNQLIGKFGVGFYSAFIVSDKVIVKTKHIDEINENNGIMWESSGKGNYFIKKINKIKNGTDVELYLKKEENQFLEEWKLREIINKYSDHISIPIEIQEYDKIKKNQSWKQINKAKALWTLNKSEIKEHEYKEFYQNITKDINEPLTWIHNKVEGIHEYISLLYIPSKLTWNILDQENKKNGLKLYVKKIYIMDDANQFLPNYLRFIKGILDTDNLPLNISREILQENHITTVLKTSLTKKVLKLIHLLSLEKNEKYKIFWKEFGLIFKEGIVEDIKNQERIASLLRFTSIKNNSKEQTLSLDQYINNMHEKQNKIYFLIADNYNTAITSPHLEIFYKNNIDVLLLSDKIDDWMMNYLIEFKGKKFQSINKIDQNSENLFNNSNKNIIITPEIEKFLNKIKTILKEKVQSVQLSTRLIKSPTILIADKNNISPQMSKLFIAAGQKIPPTKYTFEININHPLIIKIMNIQDNTINDWIHMLFNQALLSEHGTLENPNDFIKIINKLLIKY